One part of the Pseudomonadota bacterium genome encodes these proteins:
- a CDS encoding fibronectin type III domain-containing protein — ITSHQVALSGLQPGTTYHYRVTSSDSSNNSAESADFTFTTEEYIAPDTTAPVISNVGANNITTTSVTITWTTNESATSRVDYGEIADYGQQQTQTALTTSHQVALSGLQPNTTYHYRVTSSDSSSNSAESADFTFTTEEYIAPDTTAPVISNVGANNITITTATITWTTDEQATSQVVYGETIGYGQQESQTSLITSHQVALSGLQPGTTYHYRVTSSDSSSNSAESADFTFTTTQDAGGEVTFTSLQSFEDGSLWVPGGGQDSTGNGRGWAFLDAGSSADIAIDSSIGANNTSKSLKITFDSNNPQIYFRSNDKITDHMPEAAGANRMSFYVRFPAGFPIQTLPFRYDTWQLGTYIHDPGDWSDTYQATSEDDYGIHHYYHRLTMEEVGDGWVKYIVTTQPDQANYSGSTVPPDISHYFDSFGRFYFHFGPEAGGPAVPSPFTIWIDEIKFYHDDGTVGGQIHLGGQDDVGFDGEFIADSGGGVPQPDIIPPDPPTGLGVE, encoded by the coding sequence ATTACGAGTCATCAGGTTGCGCTTTCCGGGTTGCAGCCAGGCACTACGTATCACTACAGGGTAACAAGTTCCGACAGTTCAAATAATTCTGCGGAAAGTGCTGATTTTACCTTTACCACAGAAGAATACATTGCGCCGGATACCACCGCGCCGGTTATCAGTAATGTTGGAGCAAATAATATTACAACGACCTCAGTCACGATTACCTGGACAACGAATGAATCGGCGACCAGCCGTGTTGATTACGGTGAAATTGCTGATTATGGCCAGCAGCAAACGCAAACAGCCTTGACGACCAGCCATCAGGTTGCACTTTCCGGGTTGCAGCCAAACACTACGTACCACTACAGGGTAACAAGTTCTGACAGTTCAAGTAATTCTGCGGAAAGTGCTGATTTTACCTTTACCACAGAAGAATACATCGCGCCGGATACCACCGCGCCGGTTATTAGTAATGTTGGAGCAAATAATATTACGATAACAACCGCCACGATTACCTGGACGACTGACGAACAGGCAACCAGCCAGGTTGTTTACGGTGAAACTATTGGCTATGGTCAGCAAGAATCACAAACATCCCTGATTACGAGTCATCAGGTTGCGCTTTCCGGGTTGCAGCCAGGCACTACGTATCACTACAGGGTAACAAGTTCCGACAGTTCAAGTAATTCTGCGGAAAGTGCTGATTTTACCTTCACCACCACTCAGGATGCAGGTGGCGAGGTAACTTTTACTTCTCTGCAGAGTTTTGAAGATGGGTCTCTCTGGGTGCCGGGCGGCGGCCAGGATTCGACTGGGAATGGTCGTGGATGGGCGTTTCTGGATGCCGGCAGCAGTGCTGACATTGCGATTGACTCATCTATCGGTGCCAATAATACCAGTAAATCTCTAAAGATCACATTTGATTCGAATAATCCACAGATATATTTCAGATCAAACGACAAGATTACAGACCATATGCCGGAAGCTGCCGGAGCCAATCGAATGAGTTTTTATGTCCGCTTTCCGGCGGGTTTCCCGATTCAGACCTTGCCCTTCCGTTATGATACCTGGCAGTTGGGGACCTATATTCATGATCCTGGTGATTGGAGCGATACATATCAGGCAACATCGGAAGATGATTATGGCATTCACCATTATTACCACCGGTTAACCATGGAAGAGGTTGGCGATGGCTGGGTAAAATATATTGTAACCACCCAGCCGGATCAGGCCAATTACAGCGGCAGCACAGTGCCGCCGGATATTTCCCATTATTTTGACAGCTTCGGCCGGTTTTATTTTCACTTTGGCCCGGAAGCCGGCGGCCCGGCTGTTCCCAGTCCCTTTACCATCTGGATTGACGAAATCAAATTTTATCATGATGACGGTACAGTGGGTGGGCAAATCCATCTTGGCGGTCAGGATGATGTGGGGTTTGATGGGGAGTTTATTGCTGATTCCGGTGGTGGAGTCCCTCAGCCGGATATTATACCGCCGGATCCGCCAACCGGCTT